One window from the genome of Rariglobus hedericola encodes:
- a CDS encoding small ribosomal subunit Rsm22 family protein → MNSEQLDWVALDRLREGFLTGSAANGPYWESLSDLSNYDVTYAERIGWKWDALLGELRLRHWSPPAGGLLLDWGCGSGVAGRRAMSAFGADRFSALAVWDHSPLARTFSATRAREQFPSIEVSEFTDTGQPIGLLVISHVLNELPDDARAQLLALVERAAAVIWIEPGTHRDSRALATLRDQLRSGHRIVAPCTHREDCPLFQAANERDWCHFFAHAPAGIQNDSNWVRFSHRAGLDLRSQAYSCLVLDRSELPVFTTPPSTQPARLLGRVEVFKPYARFLACDNAGLHLLELSKRTDSALVKRLDRNPPVPLYALAHEGRRVTAITQLVADESSESTPSDEGHPDA, encoded by the coding sequence ATGAACTCAGAGCAACTCGACTGGGTCGCGCTCGACCGCCTGCGCGAAGGCTTTCTCACTGGCTCGGCCGCCAACGGCCCCTACTGGGAGTCACTTTCCGATTTGTCCAATTACGATGTCACCTATGCTGAACGCATCGGTTGGAAATGGGACGCGCTGCTCGGCGAACTTCGCCTGCGTCACTGGAGTCCGCCCGCCGGCGGCCTGCTCCTCGATTGGGGCTGCGGCAGTGGTGTCGCCGGCCGGCGCGCAATGTCCGCCTTCGGCGCAGACCGGTTTTCGGCACTTGCCGTGTGGGATCACTCGCCCCTTGCACGCACGTTTTCGGCTACACGCGCCCGCGAACAGTTTCCCTCGATCGAGGTATCGGAGTTTACCGATACGGGCCAGCCCATCGGTTTGCTGGTGATCAGTCATGTGCTCAACGAGCTGCCCGACGATGCTCGCGCCCAACTGCTCGCGCTCGTCGAACGCGCCGCCGCGGTGATCTGGATCGAGCCCGGCACCCACCGCGACAGCCGCGCACTCGCCACCTTGCGGGATCAATTGCGTTCCGGCCACCGCATCGTCGCCCCGTGCACTCACCGCGAAGATTGCCCGCTCTTCCAAGCCGCCAACGAACGCGACTGGTGCCACTTCTTCGCCCACGCCCCCGCCGGCATTCAAAACGATTCCAACTGGGTCCGCTTCTCCCATCGCGCCGGCCTCGATCTGCGCAGCCAGGCCTACAGCTGCCTCGTGCTGGATCGCTCCGAACTCCCGGTGTTCACCACCCCGCCCTCCACGCAACCGGCCCGGCTCCTCGGCCGGGTCGAGGTTTTTAAACCTTACGCGCGCTTCCTCGCCTGCGACAACGCAGGTCTGCACCTGCTGGAATTGTCCAAGCGCACCGATTCCGCCTTGGTCAAACGCCTCGACCGCAACCCGCCCGTGCCTCTCTACGCCCTCGCCCACGAAGGCCGTCGCGTCACCGCGATCACGCAACTCGTCGCCGACGAATCCTCGGAATCCACTCCATCCGACGAAGGCCACCCCGACGCTTGA
- a CDS encoding DUF2092 domain-containing protein yields the protein MKPMRYLQGLSLVLIVSLNVCAQEAQPLVDAAAKLYAECQTYSIELDNRIVQLKSAPGADGQAAQLEVISTEYRRLNLKVQRPYGYWLMAQLWRDGSASRPNAANGAVAFSVVSRSDDALPRQGVVEGGTFKILLAPAEQFNAMANTRLGPQAMEDPVLRYFHAHRTEPEKNMSLGLTEADVIGRETINGKTCFRIIGKTGNGHSVMLWIDRESSLVARSVIWYPGTDSESGLKMLTVIEAFYNQQKINPGFAPADFSIGKSTGSGRVSAQQMGFGETADLLKLTEISAR from the coding sequence ATGAAACCCATGCGCTACCTCCAAGGACTGTCTCTGGTGTTAATCGTTTCCCTGAATGTGTGTGCTCAAGAGGCGCAACCCTTGGTCGACGCCGCGGCGAAATTGTATGCGGAGTGCCAGACCTACTCGATCGAACTGGATAATCGAATCGTCCAGTTGAAATCGGCGCCGGGAGCAGACGGACAGGCGGCTCAGTTGGAGGTGATTTCCACGGAGTATCGCCGGCTGAATCTCAAGGTGCAGCGTCCCTATGGTTACTGGTTGATGGCGCAATTGTGGCGGGATGGATCCGCCTCGCGCCCGAATGCTGCAAACGGCGCGGTGGCTTTCTCGGTCGTTTCGCGGTCGGACGATGCCTTGCCGCGACAAGGCGTGGTCGAGGGCGGCACATTCAAGATTTTGCTGGCTCCGGCCGAGCAGTTTAACGCGATGGCCAACACCCGTCTGGGCCCACAGGCGATGGAGGATCCAGTGTTGCGATATTTTCACGCGCATCGGACGGAGCCGGAAAAGAACATGTCTCTCGGTTTGACCGAGGCTGATGTGATCGGTCGTGAAACGATCAATGGGAAAACGTGTTTTCGCATCATCGGAAAAACGGGCAACGGACACTCGGTCATGCTCTGGATTGACCGGGAATCCTCTTTGGTTGCGCGTTCGGTCATCTGGTATCCCGGCACCGATTCAGAATCGGGGCTGAAAATGCTGACGGTGATCGAAGCCTTTTATAACCAGCAAAAGATCAATCCGGGTTTTGCGCCGGCCGATTTTTCGATTGGAAAATCGACGGGGAGCGGACGGGTTTCAGCCCAACAAATGGGGTTTGGGGAGACGGCTGATTTGTTGAAGTTGACGGAAATTTCGGCGCGATAG
- a CDS encoding UDP-N-acetylmuramate--L-alanine ligase: MKIYFMGICGTAMGNAALLARAAGHEVLGADTGVYPPMSTVLADAGITLHEGYDPARLQKLAPDLVVIGNAMSRGNPEVEWLLDTRALAFTSLPALLHDTVLKTRKNIVVCGTHGKTTTTSLTAFLLRENGRDPGFLIGGVPLDPPVGNHLGTAADPFVIEGDEYDSAFFDKRSKFIHYAPHVAVLNNLEFDHADIFRDLADVQRTFSHLTRIVPRNGFVVMNGDDENLKALGPLPWTRVVRVGTDAGNDVRITGFSETPAGVSFTLSWSGQPWETVTWTTPGLYNARNAAMAAVAAALCTEDGLQRTEDGRVRIGAGGRPLLSLAPLARFRGVKRRQEVLVSTPALTVIEDFGHHPTALAETLKSFRNRFPEAVITAVFEPRSNTARTNTLQAGFMTALALADDVYLGAVNRADKLKADERFDTEAVIAHVTAHGRRGTSGASNAEVLEKLVAATLPAMESKPRLVVFFSNGSFDGIIAKYATAARV, encoded by the coding sequence ATGAAAATCTACTTCATGGGGATTTGCGGCACGGCGATGGGCAATGCGGCGCTTTTGGCGCGGGCGGCCGGGCATGAAGTGCTGGGGGCTGATACCGGGGTTTATCCTCCGATGAGCACCGTCCTCGCTGATGCGGGGATCACGTTACACGAGGGATATGATCCCGCTCGGCTGCAGAAACTCGCTCCTGATCTCGTTGTGATCGGTAACGCGATGTCTCGGGGTAATCCCGAGGTGGAGTGGTTGCTGGATACCCGTGCGCTGGCGTTCACTTCGCTGCCGGCGTTGCTGCACGATACCGTGCTCAAGACGCGTAAGAATATCGTCGTGTGCGGCACGCACGGTAAAACCACGACGACTTCGCTCACGGCTTTTTTGCTGCGGGAGAACGGTCGCGATCCGGGGTTCCTGATCGGGGGCGTGCCGCTGGATCCGCCGGTAGGCAATCACCTCGGCACGGCCGCTGATCCGTTTGTGATCGAGGGCGACGAGTATGACAGCGCGTTTTTCGACAAGCGTTCGAAGTTCATCCACTACGCGCCTCACGTTGCAGTGTTGAACAACCTCGAGTTCGACCATGCGGATATTTTTCGTGATCTCGCGGATGTGCAACGGACGTTTTCGCACCTGACGCGGATCGTCCCGCGCAACGGTTTCGTGGTGATGAATGGCGACGATGAAAACCTGAAGGCGCTCGGGCCGTTGCCGTGGACGCGGGTGGTGCGCGTGGGCACGGACGCAGGCAACGATGTGCGCATCACCGGATTCTCGGAGACGCCGGCGGGCGTGAGCTTCACCTTGTCCTGGAGCGGCCAGCCGTGGGAAACGGTGACTTGGACGACGCCCGGCCTTTACAACGCGCGCAATGCGGCGATGGCGGCGGTGGCAGCGGCGCTTTGCACAGAAGACGGACTACAGAGGACGGAGGACGGACGGGTGAGGATCGGAGCTGGTGGTCGACCTTTGTTGAGTTTGGCTCCGCTGGCGCGGTTTCGTGGCGTGAAGCGTCGGCAGGAGGTGCTGGTTTCCACGCCTGCGCTCACGGTCATCGAGGATTTCGGGCATCACCCGACGGCGTTGGCTGAGACGTTGAAATCGTTTCGCAACCGGTTCCCGGAGGCGGTGATCACCGCGGTGTTCGAACCCCGTAGCAACACAGCGCGCACCAACACGCTTCAGGCCGGTTTCATGACGGCACTGGCGCTGGCGGATGATGTTTATCTCGGTGCAGTCAATCGGGCGGACAAGCTCAAGGCGGATGAGCGTTTCGATACGGAAGCGGTGATCGCCCACGTGACTGCTCATGGACGCAGGGGCACAAGCGGCGCGAGCAATGCAGAGGTCTTGGAGAAATTGGTGGCGGCAACGTTGCCTGCGATGGAATCAAAACCTCGGCTCGTGGTGTTTTTCAGCAACGGTAGCTTTGACGGGATTATTGCTAAATACGCGACGGCGGCTCGCGTGTGA
- a CDS encoding DUF1802 family protein: MFPAFKEWHAIVEALGHGEQILVLRKGGISEGRGGFDAARAGRFWLFPTQFHAQADKTKPHAARFFGPATSSDTVVLSYFADIVHHTFLTDWPDVAALDSHHLWNEAAVREKFDWSQPPGVHAFVVRVHRLATPLILSLTADMGGCKSWIEVPADFSAQGSAPVLDDESFQARKALIGLR, encoded by the coding sequence ATGTTTCCCGCTTTCAAAGAATGGCACGCGATCGTCGAAGCCTTGGGCCACGGCGAACAAATCCTGGTTCTCCGTAAAGGCGGCATTTCCGAAGGTCGCGGTGGTTTCGATGCCGCCCGCGCCGGACGCTTTTGGCTCTTCCCCACTCAATTTCACGCGCAGGCCGATAAAACCAAACCCCACGCCGCGCGTTTTTTTGGCCCTGCGACCAGCAGCGACACCGTCGTGCTTTCCTATTTCGCCGACATCGTTCACCACACCTTTCTCACCGATTGGCCGGATGTCGCCGCTCTCGATTCCCATCATCTCTGGAACGAAGCCGCCGTCCGCGAAAAATTCGACTGGTCGCAGCCGCCGGGAGTCCACGCTTTTGTTGTGCGCGTCCATCGTCTCGCTACTCCGCTGATCCTTTCGCTCACCGCCGACATGGGCGGCTGCAAATCATGGATCGAAGTCCCCGCCGATTTTTCCGCGCAAGGGAGTGCGCCAGTCCTTGATGATGAGAGCTTCCAAGCTCGAAAAGCCCTCATCGGCTTACGCTAG